The following are encoded together in the Actinobacillus lignieresii genome:
- a CDS encoding SGNH/GDSL hydrolase family protein, with the protein MLSDSDIFQRYQTKSGEFEREAAISLVGHSLFDMWNDWQAEIVLKGQSVANLGISGVSTRQYLDVIAKPQHIKKLGQSVFFFLGVNDIVKEADYSPAQVMEWLLQIIEQIRPLATPHTRYFLLEATPVCRINTVTNAQIQQLNTYLAEHCPPHITFIKTFDAFADHKGDLNADLTTDGLHFNLQGYAVLRQLLESYV; encoded by the coding sequence ATGTTATCAGATTCAGATATTTTCCAACGTTATCAAACCAAGTCCGGAGAATTCGAGCGAGAAGCCGCAATCAGTTTAGTCGGTCATTCTTTATTTGATATGTGGAATGATTGGCAAGCGGAGATTGTGTTAAAAGGACAATCGGTCGCTAATTTGGGCATTTCCGGCGTGAGTACTCGTCAATACTTAGATGTGATTGCGAAACCGCAACATATTAAAAAGCTGGGACAGTCCGTTTTCTTTTTTCTCGGCGTGAACGATATTGTTAAAGAAGCCGATTATTCTCCGGCGCAAGTGATGGAATGGTTATTGCAAATTATCGAGCAAATTAGACCGCTTGCTACGCCGCATACCCGTTATTTTTTACTTGAAGCCACGCCTGTTTGTCGTATTAATACGGTAACGAATGCTCAAATTCAGCAACTTAATACTTATTTAGCCGAACATTGTCCGCCCCATATTACATTTATTAAGACGTTTGATGCGTTTGCCGATCATAAAGGTGATTTGAATGCCGATTTAACCACGGACGGGTTACATTTTAATTTACAAGGTTATGCAGTTTTGCGTCAGTTATTAGAAAGCTATGTATAA
- a CDS encoding N-acetylmannosamine-6-phosphate 2-epimerase codes for MSKLSHTEVLNTIRNGLIASCQPVDDGPMDKPEIVAAMAQASLIGGAAGLRIEGVDNLKATRPTVKAPIIAIVKRDLPDSPVRITPFLQDIDDLATAGADIIAVDGTDRVRPVTIEAALKRIHEQGCLAMADCSTLAEGLYCQQLGFDIVGSTMSGYTGGEVPNEPDYQLVKDLKAAGCFVMAEGRYNSPQLAKTAIEIGADCVTVGSALTRLEHIVSWFADEIKTAKV; via the coding sequence ATGTCAAAGTTATCTCATACGGAAGTATTGAATACGATTCGAAACGGTTTAATCGCTTCGTGTCAGCCGGTTGATGACGGCCCGATGGACAAACCGGAGATCGTGGCGGCGATGGCGCAAGCCTCGCTTATCGGCGGTGCGGCAGGATTACGCATTGAAGGGGTCGATAATTTAAAAGCGACTCGTCCGACGGTGAAAGCGCCGATTATTGCGATTGTAAAACGTGATTTACCGGATAGTCCGGTACGTATTACACCGTTTTTACAAGATATTGATGATCTAGCTACAGCCGGTGCCGATATTATTGCGGTGGACGGTACGGATCGTGTTCGACCGGTTACGATTGAAGCGGCGTTAAAACGTATTCACGAGCAAGGCTGTTTGGCCATGGCGGACTGCTCGACTTTGGCAGAGGGGTTATATTGTCAGCAACTCGGTTTTGATATTGTCGGTAGTACGATGTCGGGTTATACCGGCGGAGAAGTACCGAATGAACCGGATTATCAGCTGGTAAAAGACTTAAAAGCGGCCGGCTGCTTCGTGATGGCGGAAGGGCGTTATAACTCGCCGCAACTGGCAAAAACCGCGATTGAAATCGGTGCGGATTGCGTTACGGTCGGTTCGGCATTAACACGTTTGGAACATATCGTGAGTTGGTTTGCCGACGAGATAAAAACCGCAAAAGTTTAG
- a CDS encoding N-acetylmannosamine kinase, with protein sequence MRCLALDIGGTKIASALVENGIISQRRQIGTPQQDAAEAMHQTLADILQQYQGQFDAVSVASTGIINNGVLTALNPKNLGGLAFFPLQESIARHTDKPIFLLNDVQAAACAEYQHQDKQAVENFVFITVSTGVGGGIIQNGKLLTQPNGVAGHIGHTLADPNGPVCGCGRRGCVEAVASGRAIEAVSSRWTEPCTPKQVFEQFQAGRVQAVELVEKSAKAIANLVADLTIGLDTQKVVIGGSVGLAEGYLPLVQKYLSEMPHFYHCELEAAKYGGDAGLIGAAAWAEQHF encoded by the coding sequence ATGCGTTGTTTGGCATTAGATATCGGCGGGACTAAAATTGCCTCGGCATTAGTCGAAAACGGCATAATTTCTCAACGCCGACAAATCGGCACACCGCAACAAGATGCGGCGGAAGCAATGCATCAAACGTTGGCGGACATTTTGCAACAGTACCAAGGGCAGTTTGATGCGGTATCGGTAGCTTCGACCGGTATTATCAATAACGGCGTTTTAACCGCATTAAATCCGAAGAATTTAGGCGGGTTGGCTTTTTTCCCGTTGCAAGAAAGTATTGCACGTCATACCGATAAACCGATTTTCTTGTTAAATGACGTACAGGCGGCGGCTTGCGCCGAATATCAACATCAAGATAAACAAGCGGTCGAAAATTTCGTCTTTATTACCGTTTCAACCGGGGTTGGCGGCGGCATTATCCAAAACGGCAAATTGCTAACCCAACCGAATGGCGTAGCAGGACATATCGGGCATACTTTAGCGGATCCGAACGGACCTGTTTGCGGCTGTGGTCGCCGAGGCTGTGTGGAAGCGGTTGCTTCCGGGCGAGCGATTGAAGCGGTTTCAAGCCGATGGACGGAACCTTGTACGCCGAAACAAGTGTTTGAGCAATTCCAAGCGGGCAGAGTGCAAGCGGTCGAATTAGTCGAAAAATCTGCAAAAGCCATTGCTAATTTAGTGGCGGATTTAACCATCGGTTTAGATACGCAAAAAGTGGTGATCGGCGGCAGTGTCGGCTTGGCGGAAGGTTATTTACCGCTCGTGCAAAAATATTTATCCGAAATGCCGCATTTCTATCATTGTGAATTGGAAGCAGCAAAATATGGCGGCGATGCCGGTTTAATCGGTGCGGCGGCATGGGCGGAACAACATTTTTAA
- the nanA gene encoding N-acetylneuraminate lyase, whose translation MKNLTGIFSALLVAFNEDGSINEKGLRQIIRHNIDKMKVDGLYVGGSTGENFMLSTAEKKEIFRIAKDEAKDQIALIAQVGSVNLQEAVELGKYATELGYDCLSAVTPFYYKFSFAEIKHYYDTIIAETGNNMIVYSIPFLTGVNIGVEQFGELYKNPKILGVKFTAGDFYLLERLKKAYPNHLIWAGFDEMMLPAVALGVDGAIGSTFNVNAPRARQIFELTKQGKLAEALAVQHVTNDLIEGILANGLYLTIKELLKLQGVEAGYCREPMTAKATDKQLEVAKVLYAKFL comes from the coding sequence ATGAAAAACTTAACCGGTATTTTTAGTGCGTTACTCGTGGCATTCAACGAGGACGGCTCAATTAATGAAAAAGGCTTACGCCAAATCATTCGTCATAATATCGACAAAATGAAAGTGGACGGTTTATATGTCGGCGGTTCGACCGGCGAAAACTTTATGCTTTCTACTGCGGAGAAAAAGGAAATCTTCCGTATCGCAAAAGACGAAGCGAAAGATCAAATTGCCCTGATTGCCCAAGTAGGTAGCGTGAATTTACAAGAAGCGGTCGAATTAGGGAAATACGCAACCGAATTAGGCTATGACTGTTTATCGGCGGTGACACCGTTCTATTACAAATTCAGCTTTGCCGAAATCAAACATTATTACGACACCATTATTGCGGAAACCGGCAACAATATGATCGTCTATTCGATTCCGTTCTTAACCGGTGTGAATATCGGTGTCGAGCAGTTCGGCGAATTGTATAAAAACCCGAAAATTTTAGGCGTAAAATTTACCGCAGGCGATTTCTATTTATTGGAACGTTTGAAAAAAGCCTATCCGAATCATTTAATTTGGGCGGGTTTTGATGAAATGATGTTACCGGCAGTGGCACTAGGTGTGGACGGTGCAATCGGTTCGACCTTCAACGTGAACGCACCGCGCGCTCGTCAAATTTTTGAATTGACCAAACAAGGTAAATTGGCGGAAGCGTTAGCGGTACAACACGTGACCAATGATTTGATTGAAGGCATTTTAGCGAACGGTTTATATCTCACCATTAAAGAGTTACTTAAATTACAAGGTGTGGAAGCCGGTTATTGCCGTGAACCGATGACCGCTAAAGCAACCGACAAACAACTTGAAGTGGCAAAAGTGCTTTATGCAAAATTTTTATAA
- the nagB gene encoding glucosamine-6-phosphate deaminase, with product MRLIPLQTSEQVSRWAARHIVERINRFQPTADRPFVLGLPTGGTPLQTYKELIRLYQAGEVSFQHVVTFNMDEYVGLPKEHPQSYHTFMYRNFFDHIDIQPQNINILNGNTEDHDAECRRYEEKIKSYGKIHLFMGGVGVDGHIAFNEPASSLGSRTRIKTLTEDTLIANSRFFDNDITKVPKYALTVGVATLLDAEEVMLLITGYNKALALQACVEGSVNHMWTVSALQLHKRGIVVCDEPATQELKVKTVKYFTQLETQAIQSVL from the coding sequence ATGCGTCTTATCCCGTTACAAACCAGTGAGCAAGTAAGCCGTTGGGCAGCTCGCCATATTGTTGAACGAATCAATCGATTTCAGCCGACCGCTGATCGTCCTTTTGTGTTAGGTTTGCCGACCGGCGGTACGCCGTTACAAACCTATAAAGAATTGATTCGCTTATATCAAGCCGGCGAAGTGAGCTTTCAGCACGTGGTGACCTTTAATATGGACGAATATGTCGGCTTACCTAAGGAACATCCGCAGAGTTACCATACCTTTATGTACCGTAACTTCTTTGATCATATCGATATCCAACCGCAAAATATCAATATTTTGAACGGCAATACCGAGGATCACGATGCGGAATGTCGCCGTTATGAAGAGAAAATCAAGTCATACGGCAAAATTCACTTATTTATGGGCGGCGTCGGTGTGGACGGTCATATTGCGTTTAACGAACCGGCTTCCTCTTTGGGTTCTCGTACTCGTATTAAAACCTTGACCGAAGATACCTTAATCGCCAATTCGCGCTTTTTTGATAATGATATTACTAAAGTGCCGAAATACGCTTTAACCGTCGGTGTGGCGACATTACTCGATGCGGAAGAAGTGATGTTGCTGATTACCGGCTATAATAAAGCGTTGGCGTTACAGGCTTGTGTCGAAGGCTCGGTAAACCATATGTGGACAGTTAGTGCCTTACAACTGCACAAACGAGGCATCGTAGTGTGTGACGAACCGGCAACGCAAGAACTCAAAGTCAAAACCGTGAAATATTTCACCCAATTGGAAACGCAAGCGATTCAAAGCGTGTTGTAA
- the nagA gene encoding N-acetylglucosamine-6-phosphate deacetylase, with protein sequence MKYAFTNSVIYTAKEVLYGHAVVIENDRIQAIVREEQLADDIQRIDLQGHNLTAGFIDLQLNGCGGVMVNSEPTVRTFEIMQQTNLRSGTTSYLPTFITAPDEGMKQVVAAMRDYLQKYQNQALGLHLEGPYLSLEKKGVHRAEYVREISTEMQQFLCDNADVITKITLAAENPTAKAIPEFVKSGIIVSVGHSNATYEVAKQAFANGATFATHLHNAMSPISSGRAMGVVGAVLDSDEVYTGIIVDGLHVEFGNVKIAKRAKGDKLCIVTDATAAAGSDIEQFDFVGTTVYVRDGKCYDANGTLGGASITMIESVKNAVQEVGIPLDETLRMCNYYPAKAIGVDDRLGSIEAGKIANLTVFTNRFEVIGCAVNGEWNAFS encoded by the coding sequence ATGAAATATGCTTTTACTAATAGCGTGATTTATACCGCCAAAGAGGTGCTTTACGGACACGCTGTGGTTATTGAAAATGACAGAATTCAAGCGATTGTTCGTGAAGAACAATTAGCGGACGATATCCAACGTATCGATTTACAAGGGCATAATCTTACCGCCGGTTTTATTGATTTACAGCTAAACGGCTGTGGCGGCGTAATGGTAAATAGTGAACCGACCGTCCGCACTTTTGAGATTATGCAGCAAACCAATTTACGTTCCGGCACGACAAGTTATTTGCCGACCTTTATTACTGCGCCTGATGAGGGAATGAAGCAAGTAGTGGCGGCGATGCGTGATTATTTGCAGAAATATCAAAACCAAGCGCTCGGCTTGCATTTGGAAGGCCCTTATCTCAGCCTTGAGAAAAAAGGTGTACACCGTGCCGAATATGTGCGTGAAATCAGCACCGAAATGCAGCAGTTTTTATGTGATAACGCTGATGTGATCACCAAAATTACCTTAGCGGCGGAAAACCCGACCGCAAAAGCAATTCCTGAGTTTGTGAAGAGCGGCATCATTGTGTCGGTCGGGCATTCGAACGCCACTTATGAAGTGGCAAAACAAGCGTTTGCCAACGGTGCGACCTTTGCTACCCATTTACACAATGCGATGTCGCCGATTAGTTCCGGACGTGCAATGGGCGTTGTCGGTGCGGTGTTAGACAGCGATGAGGTTTATACCGGTATTATTGTGGACGGTTTACACGTCGAATTCGGTAATGTCAAAATCGCCAAACGAGCTAAAGGCGATAAACTTTGTATCGTTACTGATGCCACCGCAGCGGCAGGTTCGGATATCGAACAATTTGATTTTGTCGGTACGACCGTATATGTGCGTGACGGCAAATGCTATGACGCTAACGGCACTTTAGGCGGAGCATCCATTACGATGATCGAATCGGTTAAAAATGCGGTGCAAGAAGTCGGTATTCCGTTAGATGAAACGCTAAGAATGTGTAACTACTATCCGGCGAAAGCGATTGGTGTTGATGATCGTTTAGGTTCGATTGAAGCGGGGAAAATTGCGAATCTGACCGTCTTTACCAACCGTTTTGAAGTTATCGGTTGTGCGGTAAACGGCGAATGGAACGCTTTTAGCTAA